In the Osmerus eperlanus chromosome 27, fOsmEpe2.1, whole genome shotgun sequence genome, one interval contains:
- the LOC134013632 gene encoding neurexin-2-like, with protein MRSWKGMCGVWGTSTWPLLLLTGMLLTSALEYEGLPGQWARYGQWESAKVSGELSLLLKTNSSKALVLYLDDGGDCDFLELLVADGRLQLRFTIHCAEPASLHTETRVDDRRWHRVRLTRSYRQTRLEVDNEDKAVEVRSKRSEMAVASDLFVGGVPPDVRLSALTSSTVKYEPPYHGLIVNLRLGESHPVLLDSQGVASDAEYLCSTHNPCGHGGLCSTQEVEVQCDCANTGYKGKYCHEVIQKAGEVLHE; from the exons atgagatcCTGGAAGGGAATGTGTGGGGTATGGGGCACCAGCACCTGGCCTCTGCTGTTGTTGACTGGAATGCTGCTGACGAGCGCATTGGAGTACGAGGGACTTCCTGGCCAGTGGGCGCGTTACGGCCAATGGGAGTCCGCCAAAGTGTCGGGCGAGCTCAGCTTGCTCCTGAAGACCAACAGCAGCAAGGCCCTCGTTCTGTACCTGGACGACGGCGGCGACTGCGACTTCCTGGAGCTGCTGGTCGCCGACGGGCGGCTCCAGCTGCGCTTCACCATCCACTGCGCCGAGCCGGCCTCCCTGCACACGGAGACGCGCGTCGACGACCGGCGCTGGCACCGCGTCCGGCTCACGCGCAGCTACCGCCAGACCCGGCTGGAGGTGGACAACGAGGACAAGGCGGTGGAGGTGCGGTCCAAGAGGAGCGAAATGGCGGTGGCCAGCGACCTGTTCGTGGGCGGCGTCCCTCCCGACGTCCGCCTGTCCGCCCTCACGTCCAGCACCGTCAAATACGAGCCCCCGTACCACGGCTTGATCGTCAacctgaggctgggggagagccaTCCCGTGTTGCTCGACAGCCAGGGGGTCGCGAGCGACGCGGAGTATCTGTGCTCCACCCACAACCCCTGTGGTCACGGTGGCCTGTGCTCCACCCAGGAGGTAGAAGTCCAATGTGACTGCGCCAACACTGGCTACAAGGGGAAATACTGCCATGAAG ttatccagaaggcaggagaag TGCTCCATGAATAA